A part of Arachis hypogaea cultivar Tifrunner chromosome 12, arahy.Tifrunner.gnm2.J5K5, whole genome shotgun sequence genomic DNA contains:
- the LOC114924901 gene encoding uncharacterized protein, translating to MTTNLVKCINLVLKGTRNHPILALVRAIYYQLNELFAWKSTEAYQRKRVEFTFSEFATQRIEPNMQCAGNIVVNQFDRRNEVFEVHEMPSGKVLVVDLARRRCDCGYFQVERLPCRHIIACCANQRLDWQVYVSDVYKMSEIQKVYRVEFVPLDDTETWPDYLGPMMVMNPALRRKSKGRPKSTCYLKEMDSREMHGPRVCRLCGGQGHSRSRCPQRAGPSGVGGGGGS from the coding sequence ATGACGACGAACCTTGTCAAGTGCATTAATTTGGTGTTGAAGGGTACTCGAAATCATCCTATATTGGCGCTAGTCCGAGCAATATATTATCAGTTGAACGAGTTGTTTGCGTGGAAGAGTACTGAGGCTTACCAGCGCAAGCGTGTTGAATTTACTTTCTCTGAGTTTGCCACTCAGCGGATAGAGCCAAACATGCAATGTGCAGGTAACATCGTTGTGAACCAGTTTGATAGAAGAAATGAGGTGTTTGAGGTGCACGAAATGCCTAGTGGAAAAGTGTTAGTTGTTGATCTTGCACGACGGAGGTGCGACTGTGGGTATTTTCAGGTGGAGCGACTTCCATGTCGCCATATTATTGCGTGCTGTGCTAATCAACGACTGGATTGGCAGGTGTATGTCAGCGATGTATACAAGATGTCAGAGATTCAAAAGGTCTACAGAGTTGAGTTTGTCCCGTTGGACGACACGGAGACATGGCCTGATTACCTGGGACCGATGATGGTCATGAATCCTGCCTTGAGACGAAAGTCAAAGGGTCGTCCCAAATCGACTTGCTATCTGAAAGAAATGGATTCACGGGAAATGCATGGTCCCCGGGTATGCCGTCTTTGCGGGGGACAGGGTCATAGTCGCAGTAGATGTCCTCAACGTGCTGGACCAAGTGGGGTTGGTGGCGGTGGGGGCTCgtag